Genomic DNA from Shewanella woodyi ATCC 51908:
AATATTGTTTAGCTTGTTCTTGATCCCTAAGATCTCTTGCGCATGGATAGCGAAATCCGATGCCTGACCTTGGAAGCCACCTAATGGCTGATGGATCATCACACGTGAATTAGGTAAACAGTGACGTTTTCCCTTCGCACCACCGGCAAGCAGGAATGCCCCCATGCTTGCAGCTTGGCCGATACATACAGTGCTGACGTTTGGTTTAATAAACTGCATCGTATCGTAAATAGCCATACCTGCAGTGACAGAACCACCTGGAGAGTTGATATAGAGCGAGATCTCTTGATCTGGATTCTCAGATTCCAAAAACAGTAACTGAGCTACGATAAGGTTAGCCATATGTTCTTCAACTTGGCCAACAAGGAAGATGACGCGCTCTTTAAGCAGACGAGAATAGATATCGTATGAACGTTCACCTTTAGCGGTTTGTTCAACCACCATAGGAACGAGTGCATTTAGTACTGATTCTGGTGCATTTTGCATTATTTATAATCCCTAAATAAAAACGGCTCGCATGAGGAACCTCATACGAGCCATTATAAATGGTGAACAACCATTTAAGTCAAGCGAAGCTTAACCTTGTTGAGTAGCCTTGTTCATAAATTCTTCAAAGTTGACTGCTTTCTCAGTCACTTTTGCAGTTTTTAACAATGCTTCAACGGCTTGTTCCTCAAGAGCGACATTACGCATGTTCTGCATCATCTCTTGGTTGCCATTGTAATATTCAACAACTTCACTTGGATCTTCGTATGCAGAAGCCATAGAAGCGATAAGTCCTTGAACTCGCTCTTCTTCAGCTTTCAGCTCGTTAGTCTTGATGACTTCACCCAATAATAGACCAACTTTTACGCGACGTTCAGCTTGTTCAGTAAATAAATCAGCTGGAAGTTCTGGCATGTTGGCAGCTTGGTCACCGAAGCGTTGCATAGCTTGCTTACGTAGCACTTCAACTTCACCAGCAATTAGAGAAGCAGGAAGCTCAATCTCGTTCTGCTCTAGCAGACCATTAAGTACTTGCTCTTTCACATTTGCTTTAAGCGCTTGCTCAAGTTCACGACCCATGTTCTTGCTGATCTCAGCTTTAAGTGCTTCTAGGCCACCTTCAGCGACACCGAAAAGTGTAGCGAACTCATCGTTCACTTCAGGTAGGTTAGCCGCTTGTACTTCATTCAAAGTAATAGCGAACTTAGCAACTTTACCCTTTAGGTTTTCAGCGTGGTAATCTTCAGGGAAAGTAACTTCGATATCGAACTCTTCACCTGCTTTATGACCTTCAACGCCTGATTCAAAACCAGGGATCATACGGCCAGAACCTAGTTGAAGTTCGAAATCTTCAGCTTTTCCGCCTTCGAACTCTTCACCATCGATAGAACCAACAAAGTTGATTTTAGCTTTGTCGCCATCGGCAGCAGCACGTTCAACAGCTTCATAAGTAGCGTGTTGCTTACGTAGTGTTTCGATCATAGTGTCGACATCAGCATCGGTAACATCTGAAGTTGGTTGCTCAACAGCAATATCTTCTAGACCTTTCAACTCTACTTCTGGGTAGATTTCGAAAGTTGCTACAAACTGGAAGTTCTCAGCATCTGATTCGCCAGGAACGAAAGTTGGCGCACCAGCTGGGTTCAATTTCTCAGCGATGATAGCTTCAACGAAATTACGTTGCATGACTTCGCCAGTGATATCTTGACGAATAGCTTTTCCATAACGCTTGTTGATGACACTTACAGGTACTTTTCCTGGGCGAAAACCAGGAATACGAGCACGCTTAGCTTCGTTTTTTAAACTATCGTTTACAGCTTTCTCAATCTGCTCTGCAGGAACAGAGATGGTCAGACGGCGCTCTAGGCCTTGTGTTGTTTCAACAGAAACTTGCATTTTCTTACCTCAAAATAAGTCTAACGTCCTTTGTAATAGTCGAATTTTCAACTATTAAAGTATTCGTTTCTTGATCTTAAAATTTGACTAAACACCCCGTGAATACTCAGATCCAGCGTTAGTCATTCATAATTGATATTTATCAAGACGCGACATTATAGCCACGCTTTACAGCAGAGTCGACCACAAAACGTGAATTTCAGGCGTAAAAAAAGCGACCTTAGGTCGCTTTTTTTACTTTCTTACAAAGAAATGGGGTGACTGATGGGGTTCGAACCCACGACAACCGGAATCACAATCCGGGACTCTACCAACTGAGCTACAATCACCACTGATATGGTACGCCCGGCAGGATTCGAACCTGCGGCCACCCGCTTAGAAGGCGGGTGCTCTATCCAACTGAGCTACGGGCGCTTCGAAAATGAGTTAAATACGACTCATATCCTGAATTAGCATTGAAAGACTAATCTTTCATTTTACTCGCAATAAAGCAAATAAATATCAAGTGGTCGGTGATAGAGGATTCGAACCTCTGACCCTCTGGTCCCAAACCAGATGCGCTACCGGGCTGCGCTAATCACCGAGAATCTAACTTTTTCTATTTCTTCAATCAGCACCAGAGTGTCTCTGGTTCCGCTATCGATTCCAATACTGGATGCGACATAAGGCTGCGCTAATCACCGAAACTTTACAACACTCTCAAATCAAAGGCTGTTTGCCTTCTCGTTGAGAACGGAGCGCATATTAGCCCCTACTCTTAGATGCGTCAACGGTTTTTTTATAAAGAAAGTGAGCTTGGCTATTTAACCAACTAAACGCGCT
This window encodes:
- the clpP gene encoding ATP-dependent Clp endopeptidase proteolytic subunit ClpP; its protein translation is MQNAPESVLNALVPMVVEQTAKGERSYDIYSRLLKERVIFLVGQVEEHMANLIVAQLLFLESENPDQEISLYINSPGGSVTAGMAIYDTMQFIKPNVSTVCIGQAASMGAFLLAGGAKGKRHCLPNSRVMIHQPLGGFQGQASDFAIHAQEILGIKNKLNNILAEHTGQPLEVIERDTDRDNFMSAAQAAEYGLVDSVFEQRG
- the tig gene encoding trigger factor, which translates into the protein MQVSVETTQGLERRLTISVPAEQIEKAVNDSLKNEAKRARIPGFRPGKVPVSVINKRYGKAIRQDITGEVMQRNFVEAIIAEKLNPAGAPTFVPGESDAENFQFVATFEIYPEVELKGLEDIAVEQPTSDVTDADVDTMIETLRKQHATYEAVERAAADGDKAKINFVGSIDGEEFEGGKAEDFELQLGSGRMIPGFESGVEGHKAGEEFDIEVTFPEDYHAENLKGKVAKFAITLNEVQAANLPEVNDEFATLFGVAEGGLEALKAEISKNMGRELEQALKANVKEQVLNGLLEQNEIELPASLIAGEVEVLRKQAMQRFGDQAANMPELPADLFTEQAERRVKVGLLLGEVIKTNELKAEEERVQGLIASMASAYEDPSEVVEYYNGNQEMMQNMRNVALEEQAVEALLKTAKVTEKAVNFEEFMNKATQQG